A genomic window from Diorhabda sublineata isolate icDioSubl1.1 chromosome 8, icDioSubl1.1, whole genome shotgun sequence includes:
- the LOC130447822 gene encoding zinc finger protein 62-like, whose amino-acid sequence MENNMEDNDLIVSSTENELVCVKQENSDDLELGIEQTSFKEEINIFKENVEKDFDAKPIPHTSSVLIENIQNIKEDLDKKTILPVSGALIENTHSIKQEENDDLITDFVNEYNVQYKSDCNYFDEQYRRNENKRKYSRPIKFRGKLFDGKYLSKHDKFNGIFECQECGNMYVKMDEYHLHISTKHFVKTKKKAVDKTQLISTVSIKKEIDFDNTPFKCNICSKTFEQPNNLSIHLRQHTEKNSFKCEICSKYFPSKYNLKRHKRWHTIDKPYECDVCSKLFIYKFLLTHHLRQHTGEKPYKCDKCTKSYAHKESLVYHSRTHTGERPYKCDICSQTFKTKFSLNTHSHIHTGKKPFNCEICSKSFAYKESLVYHLRTHTGEKPFKCDICSKAFPAKSTLQKHKTCHTDERPFKCDVCSKTFKLKSSLNVHLQIHTGEKPFDCKICSKAFGDKKNLKAHIGIHIGEKPFKCDKCPKSFLCKSHLKSHTRFHTRENLYECDICSKSYAYKESLIYHLRTHRGEKPFKCEICSKSYTQKQLYIRHLRGHTGEKPFKCDNCLKSYAHKESLIYHLRTHRKEKPFKCDICSKTYAHKESLKYHLNTHTGERPYKCDICSKSYTHKESLIYHSRTHTEETPFRYEIFSKSLPGKSTTQKHEKCHTDESPYKCDVCLVTFKAKYSLSKHSQIHSNQKLFNCEICSKSFPHKNSLTSHMLIHVGEKPFKCEVCSKSFTRKRLFVFHLHRHTGEKPFKCDICSKSYAHKKSLINHLLTHKEENPFKCDICSKTYAYKESLVHHLNTHTEERQYRCEICSKSFLLKNSLKQHMQCHAHKCEICSESFKTMSNLNSHLLSHNENNPFKCDICLQDFSQKRSPSSYLRFHICEKPIKCEDQSDSYEMDNNMEDNDQIVNSTENELCIKQENSFKEEIDIFNEKVEKDSDEKPIPHTSCVLIENKQNIKEDLDKKTILPVLGVLIENTHSFKQEENDDLITDFMDEYNVQYKTDCNYFDQQYGRNENKWKYRRPIKFRGKLFDGKYSGEHGIFVCQLCGKMCVKKEEYLLHTSTEHFLKNKNRNVDKTQLKSIKKEIDFDNDPIESNISSKPSTQKQSFIRNLSTHMIETPFECDICSKSYPYRGSLIYHLRTHTGERPFKCDICSKSFPANSTLRKHQKCHTDERPFKCDVCSVTFKAKYSLNKHSQIHTGLKPFKCDICSKSFAHKQLFNGHLRRHTRIKSFKCDYCSKSFAQKVSLVNHLLSHTGEKPFKCDICSKSFPSNNTLQKHKKCHTDERPFECDVCSTTFKFKSSLNKHSHIHTGKKPFNCEICSKSFAYKESLVYHLRTHTGERPFKCDICSKAFPSNKTLQKHKTCHTDEKSFKCDVCSKTFKLKSSLNSHSQLHTGEQTFDCKICSESFNDKKNLKAHVGVHAAEKPFKCDECPKSFLCKSHLKSHTRLHTRENLYECDICSKSYAYKESLIYHLRTHENRPFKCQICPESFRTMSNLNSHLVSHSENKTFKCDVCLQDFSKKRSPSSYLRFHICGKTY is encoded by the exons atggaaaataatatgGAAGACAATGACCTAATAGTGAGTTCGACGGAAAATGAATTAGTTTGTGTAAAACAGGAGAATAGTGACGATCTTGAATTGGGAATAGAACAAACTAGCTtcaaagaagaaatcaatatttttaaagagaATGTGGAGAAAGATTTTGATGCAAAACCAATTCCACATACTTCAAGTgttttaatcgaaaatattcaaaatatcaaggaagatttggataaaaaaacaattttgccTGTATCGGGTGCTTTAATAGAAAATACGCATAGTATTAAACAAGAGGAAAATGATGATTTAATTACCGATTTCGTGAATGAATATAATGTTCAATATAAATCAGATTGCAATTACTTTGATGAACAGTATcgaagaaatgaaaacaaaaggaaatatAGCAGGCCAATTAAATTTAGAG gAAAATTATTCGATGGAAAATATTTGAGTAAACATGATAAGTTTAATGGGATTTTTGAGTGTCAAGAATGTGGAAATATGTATGTGAAAATGGACGAATATCATCTACATATTTCAAcaaaacattttgtgaaaactaaaaagaaagctgttgataAAACGCAATTAATATCGACTGTTTCGATTAAAAAAGAAATCGATTTTGATAATACTCCATTCAAATGTAATATTTGCTCTAAAACTTTCGAGCAACCAAATAATTTGAGTATACACTTGCGTCAACACACTGagaaaaattctttcaaatgtgaaatttgttctaaatattttccaagtaaatataatttgaaaaggCATAAACGATGGCACACAATTGATAAACCGTATGAATGTGATGTCTGTTCAAAATTATTCATCTATAAATTTCTATTGACACATCATTTACGTCAGCACACGGGGGAAAAACCTTACAAATGTGATAAATGTACAAAATCCTATGCACACAAAGAATCGTTGGTATACCATTCACGTACACACACGGGCGAAAGACCTtataaatgtgacatttgttcacaaacattcaaaacaaaattttctttaaataccCATTCACACATTCACACTGGTAAAAAACcgtttaattgtgaaatttgttcaaaatccTTCGCATACAAGGAATCGTTGGTATATCATTTACGTACACACACAGGAGAGAAACCTTTCAAATGTGATATCTGTTCGAAAGCCTTTCCTGCTAAGAGCACTTTACAGAAACATAAGACGTGTCACACGGACGAAAGACCGTTCAAATGTGACGTTTGTtcgaaaacattcaaattaaaatcGTCCTTAAACGTTCATTTGCAGATTCACACCGGAGAAAAACCTTTCGATTGTAAAATTTGTTCGAAAGCTTTTggcgacaaaaaaaatttaaaggcgcATATTGGTATCCACATAGGAGAAAAACCGTTTAAATGTGACAAATGTCCAAAATCGTTTTTATGTAAAAGCCATTTGAAATCGCATACGCGTTTCCATACAAGGGAAAATTTGTACGaatgtgatatttgttcaaaatcGTATGCATATAAGGAATCCTTAATATATCATTTACGTACACACAGAGGGGAAAAAcctttcaaatgtgaaatttgttcgaAATCTTATACCCAAAAACAGTTGTACATTCGTCACTTGCGTGGGCACACTGGGGAAAAACCTTTCAAATGTGATAATTGTTTAAAATCTTATGCACATAAAGAATCATTAATATATCACTTACGTACACACAGAAAAGAAAAACCTTTCAAATGTGACATATGTTCAAAAACCTATGCACATAAAGAATCATTAAAGTATCATTTAAATACACACACGGGGGAAAGACCAtataaatgtgacatttgttcgAAATCCTATACACATAAAGAATCGTTAATATATCATTCACGTACACATACAGAAGAAACACCATTcagatatgaaattttttcaaaatccctCCCTGGTAAAAGCACTACACagaaacatgaaaaatgtcACACAGATGAAAGTCCGTATAAATGTGATGTTTGTTTGGTAACCTTCAAAGCGAAATATTCCCTAAGCAAACATTCCCAGATTCACTCTAATCAGAAACTGTTTAATTgcgaaatttgttcaaaatctttCCCACATAAAAACAGTCTTACATCACATATGCTTATCCATGTAGGGGAAAAACCGTTTAAATGTGAAGTTTGTTCAAAATCTTTTACCCGAAAACGTTTATTCGTATTTCACTTACATAGGCACACGGGAGAAAAAcctttcaaatgtgatatttgttctaAATCGTACGCACATAAAAAATCGTTGATAAATCATTTACTCACACACAAGGAGGAAAATCctttcaaatgtgacatttgttcaaAAACCTATGCGTATAAAGAATCGTTGGTACACCATTTAAATACACACACGGAGGAAAGACAGTATCGATGTGAAATTTGTTCGAAATCGTTTCTgcttaaaaatagtttaaaacaacATATGCAATGTCACGCacataaatgtgaaatttgttcgGAATCTTTTAAAACTATGTCTAACCTAAACAGTCATTTGCTTTCGCATAATGAAAACAACCCCTTTAAATGCGACATTTGCTTGCAAGATTTTTCTCAGAAACGATCCCCGAGTAGCTATTTGCGCTTCCACATTTGTGAAAAACCTATTAAATGTGAAGATCAATCCGACTCT tatgaaatgGATAATAATATGGAAGACAATGACCAAATCGTGAATTCGACGGAAAATGAATTATGTATAAAACAGGAGAACAGCTTCAAGGaagaaatcgatattttcaacGAGAAGGTGGAGAAAGATTCTGATGAAAAACCAATTCCACATACATCATGTgttttaatcgaaaataaacaaaatatcaaagaaGATTTGGATAAAAAAACAATCTTACCTGTATTGGgtgttttaatagaaaatacgCATAGTTTTAAACAAGAGGAAAATGATGATTTAATTACCGATTTCATGGATGAATATAATGTTCAATATAAAACAGATTGCAATTACTTTGATCAACAGTATGggagaaatgaaaacaaatggAAATATAGGAGGCCTATTAAATTTAGAG GGAAATTATTCGATGGTAAATATTCGGGCGAACATGGGATTTTCGTGTGTCAATTATGTGGAAAAATGTGcgtgaaaaaagaagaatatctTCTACATACTTCAACggaacattttttgaaaaataaaaatagaaacgtCGATAAAACGCAattaaaatcgattaaaaaagaAATCGATTTTGATAATGACCCAATCGAATCGAATATTTCCTCGAAACCTTCCACACAAAAACAGAGTTTCATCCGTAACTTGAGTACACACATGATCGAAACACCTTTCGaatgtgacatttgttcaaAATCTTATCCATACAGAGGATCGTTGATCTATCATTTACGTACACACACGGGGGAGAGACCGTTTAAATGCGACATCTGTTCGAAATCGTTTCCCGCCAACAGCACTTTACGAAAACACCAAAAATGTCACACGGACGAAAGACCGTTCAAATGTGACGTTTGTTCGGTAACCTTCAAAGCGAAATATTCCCTAAACAAACATTCGCAGATCCACACCGGATTAAAACCGTTTAAATGCGACATTTGTTCGAAATCATTCGCCCACAAGCAATTATTCAATGGCCACTTGCGCAGGCATACAAGGATAAAATCTTTCAAATGTGATTACTGTTCAAAATCCTTTGCGCAAAAAGTGTCCTTGGTAAATCATTTACTTTCCCACACGGGGGAAAAACCGTTTAAATGCGACATCTGTTCGAAATCCTTCCCTTCTAATAACACTTTACaaaaacataagaaatgtcACACGGACGAAAGACCGTTCGAATGTGACGTTTGTTCGACaacattcaaatttaaatcGTCCCTGAATAAGCATTCGCACATTCACACTGGTAAAAAACCGTTTAATTGCGAAATTTGTTCGAAATCCTTCGCATACAAGGAATCGTTGGTATACCATTTACGTACACACACGGGAGAGAGACCTTTCAAATGTGACATCTGTTCGAAAGCCTTTCCTTCCAACAAAACTTTACAGAAACACAAGACTTGTCACACGGACGAAAAATCGTTCAAATGTGACGTTTGTTCGAAAACGTTCAAGTTAAAATCGTCCCTCAACTCCCATTCGCAGCTCCACACCGGCGAACAAACTTTCGATTGTAAAATTTGTTCCGAATCatttaacgacaaaaaaaatttgaaagcgCACGTCGGTGTCCATGCGGCAGAAAAACCGTTCAAATGTGACGAATGTCCAAAGTCGTTTTTATGCAAAAGCCATTTGAAATCGCATACGCGTCTCCATACACGGGAAAATTTGTACGAATGCGATATTTGTTCAAAATCGTATGCGTACAAGGAATCCTTGATATATCATTTACGCACACACGAGAACAGAcctttcaaatgtcaaatttgccCGGAATCTTTTAGAACGATGTCTAACCTAAACAGTCATTTGGTTTCGCATAgcgaaaacaaaacatttaaatgCGACGTTTGCCTGCAAGATTTTTCAAAGAAACGCTCCCCGAGTAGCTATTTGCGCTTCCACATCTGTGGAAAAACTTATTAA
- the LOC130447541 gene encoding zinc finger protein 501-like isoform X2: protein MDINEEILSSTENELVCIKQEKRDYLESEINHTSFKEDINIFNENVEDFDEKPVPRISSALIENIHNLKQEKNDDLNSDCMYEYNAQVKAECNYLDEKYQRNKNKWIKVRGKFFHRKYWRNNDQSSGIIICQLCGNMYVKMKEYRLHISTKHFLKMKNVDKTQLISTVLIKNEIKTVSDFDNDPIKCNICSKSSSLSNNLCQHTEKNSFKPDICSKYFPIKNNLKKHKRSNISDKPYKCDICLKAFKLKYSLNAHSLRHTGEKPFKCDICSKSYVHKVSLIYHVGTHRSERPFKCEICSKSFTQKQCFIHHLRTHTGERPFKCEICSKSYTQRQCFIHHLRTHTGERPFKCEICSKSYPYRGSLLYHLRTHEKRPFKCEICPESFRTMSNLNSHLVSHSENKNFKCDICLQDFSKKRSPSSYLRFHICGKTY from the exons atggatATCAATGAGGAAATATTGAGTTCGACAGAGAATGAATTAGTTTgtataaaacaagaaaaaagggATTATCTTGAATCGGAAATAAATCATACCAGTTTTAAagaagatattaatattttcaatgagaATGTGGAAGACTTTGATGAAAAACCAGTTCCACGTATATCAAGTGCTTTGATcgaaaatatacataatttaaaacaagaaaaaaacgatGATTTAAATAGTGATTGTATGTATGAATATAATGCCCAGGTTAAAGCAGAGTGTAATTACTTAGATGAAAAATACCAaaggaataaaaacaaatggatTAAAGTGAGAG gaAAATTTTTCCATAGAAAATATTGGAGAAACAATGATCAATCTAGTGGGATTATTATCTGTCAATTATGTGGAAATATGTATGTGAAAATGAAAGAATATCGTTTACATATttcaacaaaacattttttgaaaatgaaaaacgtTGATAAAACACAATTAATATCGActgttttgattaaaaatgaaatcaaaacgGTCTCAGATTTTGATAATGACCcaattaaatgtaatatttgttcTAAATCTTCAtcattatcaaataatttgtgTCAACACACTGAGAAAAATTCTTTCAAACCAGACATTTGTTCTAAATATTTTccgattaaaaataatttaaaaaagcatAAACGAAGTAACATTAGTGATAAACCGtataaatgtgatatttgtttgaaagccttcaaattaaaatattcccTAAACGCACATTCGCTGCGTCACACTGGCGAGAAACCGTTTAAATGCGATATCTGTTCAAAATCCTATGTACATAAAGTATCATTAATATATCATGTAGGTACACACAGAAGCGAAAGAcctttcaaatgtgaaatttgttcaaaatctttTACTCAAAAACAGTGTTTCATTCATCACTTAAGAACACACACAGGGGAGAGAcctttcaaatgtgaaatttgttcaaaatcttATACCCAAAGACAGTGTTTCATTCATCACTTACGTACACACACAGGGGAAAGAcctttcaaatgtgaaatttgttcaaaatcgTATCCATACAGAGGATCATTATTATATCATTTACGTACACATGAGAAGAGACCcttcaaatgtgaaatttgtccGGAATCTTTTAGAACGATGTCTAACCTAAACAGTCATTTGGTTTCGCATAGCGAAAACAAGAACTTTAAATGCGACATTTGCTTGCAAGATTTTTCAAAGAAACGTTCCCCGAGTAGCTATTTGCGCTTTCACATCTGTGGAAAAACTTATTAA
- the LOC130447541 gene encoding zinc finger protein 501-like isoform X1, which translates to MEVNEEILSSTKNELVCIEQEKSNYLELEIDHTSFKENINIFNENVEDFDEKPVPHISSALIENIHTIKQENDLNSDFMYEYNVQDKGECNYLDEKYQRDENKWKYLSSKYRRPIKVRGKFFQRKYWRNHDQFSGIIICQLCGNMYVKMEEYHLHISTKHFLKQKKKDVVKTQLISTVLMKKEIKTVSDFDNTPIKCNFCYNSSSLPNNLCQHTREKSSKPDICSKYFPSKYNLKNQKRSNTSDKPYKCEICLKAFKLKYSLNAHSLRHTGEKPFKCDICSKSYVHKVSLIYHVGTHRSERPFKCEICSKFFNQKQCYICHLRTHSVERPFECEICLKSYAYKEPFINHLRTHSGERPFKCEICSKSYTHKDSFMYHLRTHGDRPFKCDICAKSFLIKHSLKQHMQCHAYKCEICPESFKTMSKLNSHLFSHNENNPFKCKICLQDFSQKRSPSSYLRFHICQKPIKCDSK; encoded by the exons atggaAGTCAATGAGGAAATATTGAGTTCGACGAAAAATGAATTAGTTTGTATAGAACAGGAGAAAAGTAATTATCTTGAATTGGAGATAGATCATACcagttttaaagaaaatatcaatattttcaatgagaatgtggaagattttgatgaaaaaccAGTTCCACATATATCAAGTGCGTTGATCGAAAATATACATActataaaacaagaaaatgatttaaatagTGATTTTATGTATGAATATAATGTCCAGGACAAAGGAGAGTGTAattatttagatgaaaaataccAAAGGGATGAAAACAAATGGAAATATTTATCTAGTAAATACAGGAGGCCGATTAAAGTGAGAG gaaaatttttccaaagaaaatattggagaaaCCATGATCAGTTTAGTGGAATTATTATCTGTCAATTATGTGGAAATATGTATGTGAAAATGGAGGAATATCATCTACATATTTcaacaaaacattttcttaaacagaaaaagaaagacGTTGTTAAAACGCAATTAATATCGACtgttttgatgaaaaaagaaatcaaaacgGTCTCCGATTTTGATAATACTCcaattaaatgtaatttttgttataattcttCATCATTACCAAATAATTTGTGTCAACACACTCGAGAAAAATCTTCCAAACCAGACATTTgttctaaatattttccaagtaaatataatttaaaaaatcaaaaacgtaGTAACACAAGTGATAAACCgtataaatgtgaaatttgtttgaaagccttcaaattaaaatattcccTAAATGCACATTCACTGCGTCACACTGGCGAGAAACCGTTTAAATGCGATATTTGTTCAAAATCCTATGTACATAAAGTATCATTAATATATCATGTAGGTACACACAGAAGTGAAAGAcctttcaaatgtgaaatttgttcaaaattttttaatcaaaaacagTGTTACATTTGTCACTTACGAACACACTCTGTGGAAAGACCTTTTGAATGTGAGATTTGTTTAAAATCATATGCATATAAAGAACCGTTCATAAATCACTTACGTACACACTCGGGGGAAAGAcctttcaaatgtgaaatttgttcaaaatccTACACACATAAAGATTCGTTCATGTATCATTTACGTACACATGGGGACAGACCTTTCAAATGCGACATTTGTGCCAAATCGTTTCTAATTAAACATAGTTTAAAACAACATATGCAATGTCACGCatataaatgtgaaatttgtccGGAATCTTTCAAAACAATGTCTAAGCTAAACAGTCATTTGTTTTCGCATAATGAAAACAACCcctttaaatgtaaaatttgcTTGCAAGATTTTTCTCAGAAACGATCCCCGAGTAGCTATTTGCGCTTTCATATCTGTCAAAAACCCATTAAATGTGACTCGAAATAA